The Triticum dicoccoides isolate Atlit2015 ecotype Zavitan chromosome 6A, WEW_v2.0, whole genome shotgun sequence genome has a window encoding:
- the LOC119315024 gene encoding uncharacterized protein LOC119315024 has protein sequence MTMISEDGDISALLTEPNLDEEQAVTSGSDDFLPAILESIKSNEKEVELSPEEAAWADSCFVQTSELSDEDWGAMKQALLDSLQEPMEDSRDTTEVMLDQGTHVLSEAESHTLHVEKDTQDDNVDMEQQGNSDDDKDATEVGDGTNVIRGADEHGRQMDGYTADELVSSEVIEQAESRDSIFKVWDLDVSFSEDESELELIKDLKKLLKGKPQDATYPPPGDAAKALSEINIDELVAGLSNLSLQRNQ, from the coding sequence ATGACCATGATTTCTGAAGATGGAGATATCTCAGCTCTGCTCACTGAACCAAATCTAGACGAAGAGCAGGCTGTGACTTCCGGATCCGATGATTTCTTGCCTGCTATTTTGGAATCAATTAAGTCAAATGAAAAGGAAGTCGAACTTTCACCTGAGGAGGCAGCTTGGGCTGATTCGTGTTTTGTGCAGACTTCTGAACTGTCAGATGAAGACTGGGGTGCAATGAAGCAAGCCTTGCTTGACTCCCTTCAAGAGCCAATGGAAGATTCCCGTGATACCACTGAGGTCATGCTTGACCAAGGCACCCATGTACTTTCAGAGGCAGAATCCCACACTCTGCATGTGGAAAAAGATACTCAGGATGATAATGTAGACATGGAGCAACAAGGCAATAGCGATGATGACAAGGATGCTACTGAGGTTGGGGACGGTACAAATGTAATTAGAGGTGCAGATGAGCATGGCAGGCAAATGGACGGATACACTGCAGATGAGCTGGTTTCATCTGAAGTCATCGAGCAGGCAGAGTCAAGGGATTCTATCTTCAAGGTTTGGGATCTAGACGTGTCGTTCTCCGAGGATGAGAGCGAGCTCGAACTCATCAAGGACCTCAAGAAACTCCTCAAGGGCAAGCCTCAGGATGCCACGTATCCGCCTCCTGGTGACGCAGCCAAGGCTCTGAGCGAGATAAACATTGATGAACTTGTGGCAGGCTTGAGTAACTTGTCGCTGCAGCGAAACCAGTAG